One region of Wyeomyia smithii strain HCP4-BCI-WySm-NY-G18 chromosome 3, ASM2978416v1, whole genome shotgun sequence genomic DNA includes:
- the LOC129726981 gene encoding uncharacterized protein LOC129726981, with the protein MKCIAAVVMMALAVVAEAGLAPLQYNYLYPYSGHTTVVQQTEAEPTKIIEAPLPVFYDYAAPYPYYPYARISQQPGAIYLLQKEARYLAANRGAAHDAPLPGHEYSQIQLNLEPAAGTI; encoded by the exons ATGAAG TGCATCGCTGCTGTAGTCATGATGGCGCTCGCCGTTGTTGCCGAGGCAGGTCTCGCTCCCCTACAGTACAATTATCTGTACCCTTATTCAGGTCATACGACCGTCGTCCAGCAAACCGAAGCCGAACCGACAAAGATCATTGAAGCGCCTTTACCCGTGTTCTATGACTATGCTGCTCCGTATCCTTACTATCCTTACGCTCGGATCTCGCAGCAGCCAGGTGCGATTTACTTGCTGCAAAAAGAAGCTCGCTATCTGGCTGCCAACCGTGGGGCTGCCCACGACGCTCCTCTTCCGGGACACGAATACTCCCAAATACAGCTCAATTTGGAACCAGCAGCGGGAACTATCTAA